In Columba livia isolate bColLiv1 breed racing homer chromosome 25, bColLiv1.pat.W.v2, whole genome shotgun sequence, the following proteins share a genomic window:
- the C25H2orf42 gene encoding uncharacterized protein C2orf42 homolog, with protein MEPAPSRTKVPSFLSDLGKATLRGIRKCPRCGTYNGTRGLSCKNKTCGTVFRRGTRKPPSADAVRIVTGSAAQVYSVRQRERGAEQRCFVELGVSEAAVQTADGTVVTQLSSGSCSAPACLKAAARGAAENQCQHVKLALNCQSEATPLALKSSVLNSLQAPPETKQSIWQLATEPTGPLVQRVTKSVLVVKRKGGQKPGPGYLHVSVGPRTSTKAPGEPRFRCSCRALRHGKGGEEEEEEEEEGTAPRCVHFFACVCAFASDESLAREFADLLAYDAGGLRGIAVPLSLGSPESVAQAGGAAPARARKRKKDLTPGMQPAGPLLAHTPAHSHPRRPAPRKPPVASAAKRQGCQQPQDESQVSLSFQAWLASVTERIHQTMHYQFEGQPEPLVFHIPQAFFDALQQRISSGSAKKRLPNSTTAFVRRDALPLGTFSKYTWHITNVLQVKQIFDTPELPLELTRSFTQSRDGTYEPWGSPGAEEESAASLPPEKQPPLRPQELQTFLKVGTTSPAQKEATPFVIEWIPDILPRARVGELRLRFQYGRRGARRAPPDRHRAPPGLDAPLDLPALAAVPFP; from the exons ATGGAGCCGGCACCGTCAAGGACCAAAGTCCCCTCGTTCCTGTCCGACCTGGGCAAAGCCACCCTCCGTGGCATCCGCAAGTGCCCCCGCTGTGGCACGTACAACGGCACCCGTGGCCTGAGCTGCAAGAACAAGACATGCGGGACCGTGTTCCGCCGCGGCACCCGCAAGCCGCCCAGCGCCGACGCCGTCAGGATTGTCACCGGCTCGGCGGCGCAGGTGTACTCGGTGCGGCAGAGGGAGCGGGGAGCGGAGCAGCGGTGCTTCGTGGAGCTGGGGGTGTCGGAGGCGGCCGTCCAGACGGCGGATGGGACCGTGGTGACGCAGCTGAGCTCCGGGAGCTGCTCGGCGCCGGCGTGCCTGAAAGCGGCGGCACGCGGGGCGGCAGAGAACCAGTGCCAGCACGTCAAGCTGGCGCTGAACTGCCAGAGCGAGGCCACGCCGCTCGCCCTCAAAAGCTCCGTCCTCAACTCCCTGCAAGCCCCCCCTGAAACCAAGCAGAGTATCTGGCAGCTGGCAACGGAGCCCACGGGGCCGCTGGTGCAGCGGGTCACCAAGAGTGTCCTGGTGGTCAAGCGCAAGGGAGGGCAGAAGCCCGGGCCAGGCTACCTGCATGTGTCTGTGGGCCCAAGGACAAGCACCAAGGCGCCGGGGGAGCCGCGGTTCCGCTGCTCATGCCGGGCGCTGCGACACGGCAAGggtggtgaggaggaggaggaagaggaggaggaagggacgGCGCCACGCTGCGTTCACTTCTTTGCCTGTGTCTGCGCCTTTGCCAGCGATGAGAGCCTGGCGCGGGAGTTCGCCGACCTCCTCGCCTATGATGCGGGCG GTCTGAGGGGGATCGCGGTGCCACTGTCACTTGGGAGCCCCGAATCGGTGGCGCAGGCTGGGGGGGCGGCTCCCGCCAGGGCCAGGAAGCGGAAAAAGGACTTGACGCCCG GGATGCAGCCGGCTGGCCCCCTCCTGGCTCACACCCCAGCTCACAGCCACCCCCGCAGACCCGCCCCGAGGAAACCGCCCGTGGCCTCCGCCGCGAAGAGACAAG GCTGCCAGCAGCCGCAGGACGAGTCGCAGGTGTCCCTGTCCTTCCAGGCCTGGCTGGCCAGTGTCACCGAGCGCATCCACCAGACCATGCATTACCAGTTTGAAG GGCAGCCAGAGCCGCTGGTGTTCCACATCCCCCAGGCGTTCTTCGACGCGCTGCAGCAGCGGATCTCCAGCGGGAGCGCCAAGAAGAGGCTGCCCAACTCCACCACGG CTTTTGTCCGCAGGGACGCGCTTCCCCTGGGCACCTTCTCCAAGTACACGTGGCACATCACCAATGTCCTGCAGGTCAAGCAGATCTTCGACACACCAGAG CTGCCCCTGGAGCTCACGCGCAGCTTCACCCAGAGCCGGGACGGCACCTACGAGCCCTGGGGGAGCCCCggggcagaggaggagagtGCTGCCTCCCTGCCCCCCGAGAAGCAGCCACCCCTGcggccccaggagctgcagaccTTCCTCAAAGTGG GCACCACGTCGCCAGCCCAGAAGGAGGCGACCCCCTTTGTCATCGAGTGGATCCCCGACATCCTGCCCCGGGCCCGGGTCGGGGAGCTGCGGCTGCGCTTCCAGTAcgggcggcggggggcgcgCCGGGCCCCCCCGGACCGGCACCGGGCCCCCCCGGGGCTCGACGCGCCGCTCGACCTGCCCGCCCTGGCCGCTGTCCCCTTCCCCTGA
- the NPC1L1 gene encoding NPC1-like intracellular cholesterol transporter 1, producing CPRGAWGLVPTVSPLFPQAAPSLTPVHRAGYCAFYGECGRNPEVNVSLVPSNVPCLSNTPAREATGAFLSLLQAVCPDLVQNGSETALVCCNLAQLSSLRLSVALSGTVLARCPACARNFANLHCHNICSPNQSLFTNVTRVVNHTETGQLAVVEYQCFYGQDYADASFSSCQGVRLPATGGYAIDTMCGRYGARLCTTQHWLDFQGDKNNGLAPLQIDFQLIPNGTDPGDGIVPLAGRAWSCDQTPSASEEPCSCQDCAKSCPLVTAPTAPPPPLQLGRADGALVLGAVLFGIFAFIFIMAVLCRCRRSKKGSMQQPAPAPAKGCSARLGNASHRILSMAFRRWGTLVATHPWPVLAVAAVVAGGLSAGLVTLRLTTDPVELWSSPNSRTRQEKVFYDQHFGPFLRTNQVIVTAPGAPSSGYNSVLFGAKNFSGVLSEPVLQALLELQEQLVATTVQVGDREVTLSDICYAPLNPAAPTLGDCCVNSVTQYFQNNSTRLSATATQNDGDTVGTVDWRDHFIYCSNSPLSFKDITALELSCMAEYGGPVFPYIAVGGYSDSEYTEAEALIITYSLNNFPRDDPRYQWVLGWESRFLEVVGEFQRTHSPNLSVAFMAERSLEDEINRTTGEDIPIFTISYLVVFAYIALALGEYTTCSRILVDSKVTLALGGIAVVLGAVFASMGFLAVLGLPSSLIILEVVPFLVLAVGADNIFIFVQEYQQSQREPGETREQHIGRVLAQVAPSMSLCSLSEVICFLLGALSSMPAVRTFALTAALAIAFDFLLQMSGFVALLALDARRQEAARFDLCCCCSPEKKGPRGKGAWSLGLLLRRYYTPVLLHPLARPVVVLLFLFLACGGIYLTLHVSVGLDQELSMPKDSYLLEYFAAMNQYLEVGVPTYFVTTGGYNFSSTNGTNAICSSSGCDPDSLTQTIQYATRFPNVSYLAIPATSWVDDFLDWLNPTGRCCRIHRFGELAGEFCPSTSDDISCTGGQCLDSQRRPTPEEFDQFLPWFLYDRPTLQCAKGGLGAYDTAVSMDANGTILASRFMAYQRPLHTSQEYTGALRAARALAEEITQTLRRVPGTPPEFTVFPYTVTYVYYEQYLTVAAEGASTLALCLIPTFAVSFLLLGMDLRSSAATIITIMMILLDTVGAMNLWDIPYNAVSLINLVAAVGISVEFVSHITCAFAHSTQPGRVARAAEATVNMGSKVVSGVAMTNLPGVAVLAFAKAQLIQIFFFRLNLIITLVGLAHGLIFLPVLLSYIGPGLRAPSGDTSGEKGLEPVGQDMGLALGNPCFEDKDQGRDKDKATIPQKS from the exons TGTCCCCGCGGTGCCTGGGGTCTTGTCCCCACTGTGTCCCCCCTGTTCCCGCAGGCCGCTCCATCACTGACCCCCGTGCACCGCGCCGGTTACTGCGCGTTCTACGGCGAGTGTGGCCGCAACCCAGAGGTGAACGTGTCCCTGGTGCCGTCCAACGTGCCGTGTCTGTCCAACACGCCGGCGCGCGAGGCCACCGGCGccttcctgtccctgctgcaggccGTCTGCCCCGACCTGGTGCAGAACGGCAGCGAGACGGCGCTGGTCTGCTGCAATTTGGCGCAGCTGAGCTCCCTGCGGCTCAGCGTGGCCCTGTCCGGCACCGTCCTGGCGCGCTGCCCGGCCTGCGCCAGGAACTTCGCCAACCTGCACTGCCACAACATCTGCAGCCCCAACCAGAGCCTGTTCACCAATGTCACCCGCGTCGTCAACCACACGGAGACCGGCCAGCTGGCCGTGGTGGAGTACCAGTGTTTTTACGGGCAGGATTACGCCGACGCCTCGTTCTCCTCGTGCCAGGGCGTGCGGCTGCCGGCAACGGGCGGCTACGCCATCGACACCATGTGTGGGCGCTACGGCGCCCGGCTCTGCACCACGCAGCACTGGCTGGACTTCCAAGGGGACAAGAACAACGGGCTGGCGCCGCTGCAGATCGACTTCCAGCTCATCCCCAATGGCACCGACCCTGGCGACGGCATCGTGCCGCTGGCCGGCCGGGCCTGGAGCTGCGACCAGACGCCCAGCGCCAGCGAGGAGCCGTGTTCCTGCCAGGACTGCGCCAAATCCTGCCCGCTGGTCACCGCCCCGACCGCCCCGCCACCCCCTTTACAACTTGGCAGAGCCGACGGCGCTTTGGTGCTGGGCGCAGTCCTCTTCGGCATCTTTGCCTTCATCTTCAtcatggctgtgctgtgccggTGCCGGAGATCCAAGAAGGGTTCTATGCAGCAACCGGCTCCGGCACCAGCCAAGGGGTGCTCGGCACGGCTCGGCAACGCCAGCCACCGCATCCTGTCCATGGCGTTCCGCCGCTGGGGCACGCTGGTGGCCACGCACCCGTGGCCGGTGCTGGCGGTGGCAGCGGTGGTGGCAGGGGGTCTGTCAGCTGGTTTGGTGACCCTGCGCCTCACCACCGACCCCGTGGAGCTCTGGTCGTCACCCAACAGCCGCACCCGGCAGGAAAAGGTGTTCTACGACCAGCATTTCGGGCCGTTCCTCCGCACCAACCAGGTGATCGTGACGGCGCCGGGGGCGCCCAGCAGTGGCTACAACTCGGTGTTGTTCGGCGCCAAGAATTTCAGCGGGGTGCTGTCGGAGCCGGTGCTGCAGgcgctgctggagctgcaggagcagctcgTGGCCACCACAGTGCAGGTTGGGGACCGGGAGGTGACACTGAGTGACATTTGCTACGCACCCCTGAACCCCGCGGCGCCAACGTTGGGCGACTGCTGCGTCAACAGCGTCACCCAGTATTTCCAGAACAACAGCACCCGCCTGAGCGCCACGGCCACCCAGAACGacggggacaccgtggggactgTGGATTGGCGTGACCACTTCATCTACTGCTCCAA CTCCCCACTCTCCTTCAAGGACATCACGGcgctggagctgagctgcatGGCGGAGTACGGCGGCCCCGTCTTCCCCTACATCGCCGTCGGCGGCTACTCTG ACTCGGAGTACACGGAGGCGGAGGCGCTGATCATCACCTATTCCCTCAACAACTTCCCCCGCGACGACCCGCGGTACCagtgggtgctgggctgggagagCCGCTTCCTCGAGGTGGTGGGCGAATTCCAGCGCACCCACAGCCCCAACCTCTCCGTTGCCTTCATGGCTGAG CGGTCGCTAGAGGACGAGATCAACCGCACCACGGGCGAGGACATCCCCATCTTCACCATCAGCTACCTCGTGGTCTTTGCCTACATCGCGCTGGCGCTGGGCGAGTACACAACCTGCAGCCGCATCCTG GTGGATTCGAAGGTGACGCTGGCGCTGGGGGGCATCGCCGTGGTGCTGGGGGCGGTTTTCGCCTCCATGGGGTTTCTGGCAGTGCTGGGTCTGCCGTCGTCCCTCATCATCCTCGAGGTTGTGCCCTTCCTTGTCCTGGCCGTGGGTGCTGACAACATCTTCATCTTCGTGCAGGAGTACCAG CAGTCGCAGCGGGAGCCGGGAGAGACGCGGGAGCAGCACATCGGGCGGGTGCTGGCGCAGGTGGCCCCCAGCATGTCGCTCTGCAGCCTCTCCGAGGTCATCTGCTTCCTCCTGG GTGCGCTCTCCTCCATGCCCGCCGTGCGCACCTTCGCCCTCACGGCCGCCCTGGCCATCGCCTTCGACTTCCTGCTCCAGATGTCGGGGTTCGTCGCCCTCCTGGCACTCGATGCCCGGCGGCAGGAG GCTGCCCGCTTtgacctgtgctgctgctgctcgccGGAGAAGAAGGGCCCCAGGGGGAAAGGGGCTTGGTCGCTGGGCCTGCTGCTGCGCCGCTACTACACCCCCGTGCTGCTGCACCCCCTGGCACGGCCCGTCGTG GTGCTGCTCTTCCTCTTCCTGGCGTGCGGCGGAATCTACCTCACGCTGCACGTGTCCGTGGGTCTGGACCAGGAGCTCTCCATGCCCAAG GACTCCTACCTGCTCGAGTACTTCGCAGCCATGAACCAGTACCTGGAGGTGGGCGTCCCCACCTACTTCGTCACCACCGGTGGGTACAACTTCTCCTCCACCAACGGCACCAACGCCATCTGCTCCAGCTCCGGCTGTGATCCCGACTCGCTCACCCAGACCATCCAGTATGCCACACGCTTCCCCAACGT GTCCTACCTGGCCATCCCGGCCACCTCCTGGGTGGACGATTTCCTCGACTGGCTCAATCCCACCGGGCGCTGCTGCCGCATCCACCGGTTTGGTGAACTCGCTGGGGAGTTCTGTCCTTCCACCAGCG ATGACATCAGCTGCACGGGGGGACAGTGCCTGGACTCCCAGCGGCGCCCGACACCCGAGGAGTTCGACCAGTTCCTGCCCTGGTTCCTGTACGATCGGCCCACCCTGCAGTGCGCCAAGGG GGGTCTGGGTGCCTACGACACCGCGGTCAGCATGGACGCCAACGGCACCATCCTGG CCAGCCGGTTCATGGCGTACCAGCGCCCGCTGCACACCTCGCAGGAGTACACGGGGGCCCTGCGTGCCGCCCGCGCCCTGGCCGAGGAGATCACCCAGACCCTGCGCAGGGTGCCTGGCACCCCCCCAGAATTCACCGTGTTCCCCTACAC GGTGACCTACGTGTACTATGAGCAGTACCTGACGGTGGCGGCCGAGGGGGCTTCGACGTTGGCGCTGTGCCTGATCCCCACCTTCGCCGTGtccttcctgctgctgggcaTGGACCTGCGCTCCAGCGCCGCCACCATCATCACCATCATGATGATCCTGCTGGACACCGTGGGCGCCATGAACCTCTGGGACATCCCCTACAATGCAGTGTCCCTCATCAACCTGGTGGCG GCCGTGGGCATCTCGGTGGAGTTCGTGTCCCACATCACCTGCGCCTTCGCCCACAGCACCCAGCCCGGGCGCGTGGCGCGAGCCGCCGAGGCCACCGTCAACATGGGCAGCAAG GTGGTGTCTGGGGTGGCCATGACCAACCTCCCCGGCGTGGCCGTGTTGGCCTTCGCCAAGGCCCAGCTCATCCAGATCTTCTTCTTCCGCCTCAACCTCATCATCACCCTGGTGGGCCTGGCCCATGGCCTCATCTTCCTCCCCGTCCTCCTCAGCTACATCG GACCTGGACTGCGGGCGCCATCGGGGGACACGTCAGGGGAAAAGGGACTGGAGCCGGTGGGGCAGGACATGGGGCTGGCCCTTGGCAACCCCTGCTTCGAGGACAAGGACCAGGGCAGGGACAAGGACAAAGCCACGATCCCTCAGAAGAGCTGA